The following are encoded together in the Patescibacteria group bacterium genome:
- a CDS encoding desulfoferrodoxin FeS4 iron-binding domain-containing protein, with the protein MNVQEKDQKFCCEICGNEVIVTKVGGGELICCGEPMDLVVNESEI; encoded by the coding sequence ATGAATGTACAAGAAAAAGATCAAAAATTTTGTTGTGAAATATGTGGCAATGAAGTAATAGTTACAAAAGTAGGCGGAGGAGAGCTTATTTGCTGTGGAGAGCCAATGGATTTGGTTGTCAATGAATCAGAAATATAG